TTTGGAAAGAAAAAAAAGAAAAAATGCTTTCTGAAAAAATTGATGTTACAAAATTCTTTTGTTGGTTTGCTGAAAATTACCCCGAGAGTTTAAAAATAATGAAAAGTAATCCTGAATATCAGGATAGGTTTTTACTAAGCTGAGTTTTTTGCAAAATTACTTTTAATCAAACAATATTTTTCAAAAAAATATACCTTTGTAACATCTTATACTAATTAAAATATTAATTTATGCCAACATTATCAAATAAAGCTAACTTAATGCCTGCATCACCAATCAGAAAATTGGTACCTTTTGCAGAGGCAACACAAAAAAAAGGTGTTAAAATTTATCATCTTAATATTGGACAGCCTGACATTGAAACACCAAAAGAATATTGGGATGCTATAAAAAATTATGATTCAAAAGTACTGGCTTACTCTCATTCTGCAGGAAATGAATCTTACAGAAAAAGATTATCGGAATATTACAAAACCTATGGAATTAATGTTAATTCCGATGAAATCATTGTTACAAATGGAGGCTCAGAAGCAATACTTTTTGCAATGTACTCATGTTTTAATCCCGGAGATGAAATAATTATTCCTGAACCTTTTTATACAAATTATAATGGTTTTGCAATAACAGCAGGAATTACAATTAAACCGGTTACTTCGTTTATCAAAGATGGATTTGCACTTCCACCTATTGATGAATTTGAGAAACTTATTGGTCCTAAAACCAAAGGAATTATGATTTGTAATCCTAACAATCCTACAGGTTATCTTTATTCCAATGAAGAATTAGAACAACTAAGAAAAATCGTTTTAAAGCACGACCTCTTTCTTTTTTCTGATGAAGTTTATCGTGAAATGGTTTATGATGGAAAAGAGCATACTTCAATTCTCACTCTTGAAGGATTAGAAGAAAACGCTGTTGTTTTAGATTCTATTTCTAAGAGATATAGTGCATGTGGAGCACGAGTGGGAGCAA
This genomic interval from Bacteroidota bacterium contains the following:
- a CDS encoding pyridoxal phosphate-dependent aminotransferase; this translates as MPTLSNKANLMPASPIRKLVPFAEATQKKGVKIYHLNIGQPDIETPKEYWDAIKNYDSKVLAYSHSAGNESYRKRLSEYYKTYGINVNSDEIIVTNGGSEAILFAMYSCFNPGDEIIIPEPFYTNYNGFAITAGITIKPVTSFIKDGFALPPIDEFEKLIGPKTKGIMICNPNNPTGYLYSNEELEQLRKIVLKHDLFLFSDEVYREMVYDGKEHTSILTLEGLEENAVVLDSISKRYSACGARVGAIVSKNKKVMDSSLRLGQSRLCPPTLEQAGAEAAIDVPDEYFDGVMKEYVSRRDLLVKALNKMEGVICPNPGGAFYTTVKLPIDDSEKFCQWILESFEHKGQTVMMAPAPGFYASKGLGKQEVRIAYVLNKKELINAMECLEEALKVYPWRK